The Nitrospira sp. KM1 genome includes a window with the following:
- a CDS encoding TolC family protein has protein sequence MRVESPRLWFFFTASSILCLLTSLSVLADAAQPPLPSVDTIREPPPSIRLSLDEAIALFLKQNFDVLITRYGIESNKGQEITAALFPNPLMTVGTLSSYTQGRTLSNSGQLFGQIQQLFELAGKRGYRVEAAGYGTRSAEAAFEDAVRQLGFTVKDTYYRIQLAQRRLILAEENRDRFSRILEINTIRFKKGYIAEVDLIRIRLQMVDFHAQVIQSLQDAESARGDLRQLLRLSPKTAVELTTEMDFRRIDPDINKLRVAALDLRPDIRAKRFTYSQREADLKLAKAYRIPDVTIAGGYAIQGSNGPDNPGQVALNAGIPLPLFNRNQGGIRQAEVAVQSAEADLNKTVNQVENEVDVAYRNLIQSRRLVEAYVGGVLDDARSTLNIVERAYERGGATILDLLDAARTSRTIQQNYIEALYSYQHNLFQLESAVGQEIRS, from the coding sequence GTGCGCGTGGAATCTCCACGACTGTGGTTTTTCTTCACGGCTTCAAGCATTCTCTGCCTCCTTACAAGCCTTTCCGTGCTTGCCGATGCGGCACAGCCGCCTCTGCCGTCGGTCGATACGATCCGGGAACCGCCTCCGTCCATACGCTTAAGCCTCGATGAGGCTATTGCCCTGTTCCTCAAGCAGAATTTTGACGTCCTGATCACCAGATACGGGATCGAGAGTAACAAGGGTCAGGAAATCACCGCTGCCTTGTTTCCGAATCCATTGATGACTGTCGGGACGCTGAGTTCGTACACACAGGGGCGGACGCTGTCCAACAGCGGGCAACTCTTCGGGCAGATCCAGCAACTCTTCGAATTAGCCGGCAAACGCGGCTATCGTGTTGAGGCCGCCGGTTACGGCACGAGATCGGCGGAGGCCGCCTTCGAGGACGCGGTCAGGCAGCTTGGCTTTACCGTCAAAGACACCTATTATCGAATCCAATTGGCCCAGAGACGCCTGATCCTGGCAGAGGAGAACCGCGACCGGTTCTCCCGCATCCTTGAGATCAATACGATCCGTTTCAAGAAGGGTTACATTGCGGAAGTGGATCTCATCAGAATCCGGCTGCAAATGGTGGATTTTCATGCACAGGTCATTCAATCGCTTCAGGATGCGGAGTCGGCGCGCGGCGATCTGCGCCAGCTCCTCCGCTTGTCGCCGAAGACCGCGGTCGAACTGACGACGGAGATGGATTTTCGCCGTATCGATCCCGACATCAACAAACTGAGGGTGGCTGCGCTGGATCTTCGACCCGATATCCGCGCCAAACGGTTCACCTATTCGCAGCGCGAGGCTGACTTGAAACTGGCCAAGGCCTATAGAATCCCGGATGTGACCATCGCCGGCGGCTACGCCATTCAAGGATCGAACGGGCCGGACAATCCCGGCCAGGTGGCCCTCAATGCGGGCATCCCCCTCCCGCTGTTCAATAGAAATCAGGGCGGAATCCGGCAGGCCGAGGTTGCCGTACAGTCTGCGGAGGCCGACTTGAATAAAACCGTCAATCAAGTCGAAAATGAAGTCGACGTCGCATACCGAAACCTCATCCAGAGCAGGCGTCTGGTCGAAGCGTACGTCGGCGGGGTGCTCGATGACGCCCGTTCGACGTTGAACATCGTGGAGCGCGCGTACGAGCGGGGAGGAGCCACCATCCTCGATCTTCTCGACGCCGCTCGGACCTCGCGAACCATCCAGCAGAACTACATTGAAGCACTCTACAGCTACCAACATAATCTGTTTCAACTCGAAAGCGCCGTAGGCCAGGAGATCCGATCATGA
- a CDS encoding efflux RND transporter periplasmic adaptor subunit, translating into MNRPGVVICLGCAMALSSACGRADQPTQSNAATPNPIHSAIEAKPRIEVGTVEMKSGEHDLTLAGKVAYGEDRYSRISSPLQGRVVEVRAHLGDRVKAGDIVLVVDSPDIAQAYSEYVKEDSDLQYAIRSRELAKDLYENKAMPLKDLKMAENELVKARAEFRRAKERLLSLRVPPEELHKPLDQQKITSRFEMKSPLTGVVVERAVTPGQSVGGDPSQVLFTVADLDMLQVVADVYERDLAMVKEGQYAKVVVEAYPGVAFPATVAAIGDVVDPSSRTIKLRAWVNNPEHKLKPEMFARLQLRVGESTPLMTIPREAVVNVDGKDFVYVVESPNHYLKREVTVLPLSLDSVRVVDGLTSGQQIVVKGAVLIKGQEAKG; encoded by the coding sequence ATGAATCGACCGGGCGTTGTCATCTGTCTCGGATGTGCAATGGCTCTGTCGAGTGCCTGTGGGCGAGCCGACCAGCCGACGCAGTCGAATGCCGCCACGCCGAACCCTATCCATAGCGCGATCGAAGCAAAACCGAGAATAGAAGTCGGCACGGTGGAAATGAAGTCCGGCGAGCACGATCTGACGCTTGCGGGGAAAGTGGCCTATGGAGAAGATCGTTACTCGAGGATTTCCTCTCCGCTGCAGGGGCGGGTCGTCGAAGTGCGGGCTCATCTCGGCGATCGCGTAAAAGCCGGAGACATTGTGTTGGTTGTCGACAGTCCCGACATCGCCCAGGCGTACTCGGAATACGTGAAGGAAGATTCCGATCTGCAATATGCGATCCGCTCGCGTGAACTGGCCAAGGATTTATACGAAAACAAGGCGATGCCGTTGAAGGATTTGAAAATGGCGGAAAACGAACTGGTCAAGGCCAGGGCGGAATTTCGTCGAGCCAAGGAACGGCTGCTGTCACTGCGCGTCCCTCCAGAGGAATTACACAAGCCGCTCGATCAGCAAAAAATCACCTCGCGGTTTGAAATGAAAAGTCCGTTGACCGGGGTCGTCGTGGAACGGGCCGTGACCCCCGGCCAGTCCGTGGGCGGCGATCCGAGCCAGGTGCTCTTCACAGTTGCGGACCTGGACATGCTGCAGGTCGTGGCCGATGTGTACGAGCGCGATCTGGCCATGGTCAAAGAAGGCCAGTATGCCAAGGTTGTCGTGGAGGCCTATCCGGGCGTCGCATTTCCGGCGACGGTGGCTGCGATCGGAGACGTGGTGGATCCTTCCAGCCGAACGATCAAGCTCCGCGCGTGGGTCAATAACCCGGAACACAAATTGAAACCCGAAATGTTCGCGCGCCTGCAGCTGCGGGTGGGCGAATCGACACCGTTGATGACCATTCCGCGGGAAGCCGTGGTCAACGTGGACGGGAAAGACTTCGTCTACGTCGTGGAAAGTCCCAACCATTACCTCAAACGCGAGGTGACGGTGCTGCCGCTGTCGCTGGATTCCGTGCGGGTCGTGGATGGTTTGACATCCGGGCAGCAGATCGTCGTGAAGGGTGCCGTTCTGATCAAGGGCCAGGAAGCCAAAGGATAA
- a CDS encoding efflux RND transporter permease subunit — protein sequence MIARLVEISLVQRFLLCALGLALLFGGLYAFHLLDIVAYPDPSPPMVELITQNPGWSAEEMERQITIPMEVALTGMPGLVDIRSLSIFGLSDIKVYFQFGTDIFRDRQEVLNRLNSVQLPSGVQPSLSPWWAIAEIFRYELTAENGMSLTDLKTIQDWQVRREFRRIPGVIDVTAFGGTTKEYHIDIDPGKLLAYGVSLSQVMEALTNSNANVGGNYLTIGSQNYNIRGLGLIDDIHDIENVMVSARDGTPVFVKSLGTVSVGHRVRLGKVGIDDRDDAVEGVVLLQRGYKALPVLDQVRGKVQELNAWKLPAGVKVSTFYDRTALIHTTVETVTDILISGMVLVFVILFVFLGHFRAALIVALTIPLSLLFTFGMMVLVGQSANLISLGSIDFGIIVDATLIMVESIFFHLAHAKSHNLTVNQHIVRAARQVGRPIFSSTAIIVVAFIPLFTMTGVPGKIFAPMSVTYGFALAGALIMAFTLAPVLCSFLLRDPLSEEDTKLVRAIRSVYHRILKYSLDHQPLVLGVAAGLLLLTFAALQSLGGEFMPALEEGNLWVRATMPVDISFDQAARLTSDIRRMFRESPEITTIVSQLGRPDDGTDPTSFFNAEFLANLKPQKEWRPGIDKDALIEEIEGRLHQIPGIIFNFSQVIQDNVEEAMSGVKGENSIKLFGTDLKTMEAKAVEIESVMRTIKGVKDLGVFRLVGQPNLLIHIDREASARYGLQVADVNAVVQAAIGGQAVTQVYEGERLFDLVVRFLPEFRQDVESIGNILVSTRDGARIPLKQLAKITSHTGAFIIYRENNERYIPIKFSVRDRDLQSTVEEAQTRLSTQVTLPERYRMEWAGQYDQLRDEQRRLLTIVPISLVIIFLLLYTTFNSFKNALLVLSTVPFALVGGVLSLVTTQTNFSISAAVGVISTLGVAILGGVLLVSRIEEFRLSGLSLREAVFQGADVQMRPILMATLGAAIGLLPAALATGIGSQAQKPLARVVVGGMLTAAFLILVVLPVLYELVHRRSAADQD from the coding sequence ATGATCGCCCGCCTCGTTGAGATCTCTCTGGTCCAGCGCTTCCTGCTGTGCGCATTAGGGTTGGCGCTGTTGTTCGGCGGGCTCTACGCCTTTCACCTCCTCGACATCGTCGCCTATCCAGACCCTTCGCCCCCGATGGTGGAGCTGATCACGCAGAATCCCGGCTGGTCGGCGGAGGAAATGGAACGCCAGATTACGATTCCCATGGAGGTCGCGCTGACCGGCATGCCGGGACTCGTGGACATCCGCTCGCTGTCCATCTTTGGATTGAGCGACATCAAAGTCTATTTCCAGTTCGGTACGGACATCTTTAGGGACCGGCAGGAAGTCTTGAACCGCTTGAACTCGGTTCAATTGCCGAGCGGCGTTCAGCCCAGCCTGTCGCCCTGGTGGGCGATCGCGGAAATCTTCCGGTATGAACTGACGGCCGAGAACGGCATGTCGCTGACCGACTTGAAGACGATCCAGGACTGGCAGGTGCGCCGTGAGTTCAGGCGGATTCCGGGGGTCATCGACGTCACGGCGTTCGGCGGCACGACCAAGGAATATCACATCGACATCGACCCGGGAAAACTGCTGGCCTACGGCGTCAGCCTTTCACAGGTGATGGAAGCGCTGACGAACAGCAATGCGAACGTCGGCGGGAACTACCTCACGATCGGATCCCAAAACTACAATATTCGCGGGTTGGGTCTCATCGACGACATTCACGACATCGAAAACGTCATGGTGTCGGCCAGGGACGGCACGCCGGTATTCGTGAAATCCCTCGGGACGGTGTCGGTCGGTCACCGCGTGCGGTTGGGCAAGGTCGGCATCGACGACCGTGACGACGCCGTCGAAGGAGTGGTGCTGCTTCAACGCGGATATAAAGCGCTTCCGGTTCTCGATCAAGTGAGGGGGAAGGTGCAGGAACTCAATGCCTGGAAGCTCCCCGCGGGAGTCAAAGTATCCACCTTCTACGACCGGACCGCGCTGATCCATACCACCGTCGAAACAGTGACCGACATTTTGATCAGCGGCATGGTGCTGGTATTCGTGATTCTGTTCGTCTTCCTGGGTCATTTCAGAGCGGCGCTGATCGTGGCCTTGACCATTCCGCTCTCGCTGCTGTTTACGTTCGGCATGATGGTGCTGGTCGGCCAGTCGGCGAATCTGATCTCGCTCGGCTCCATCGATTTCGGGATCATCGTCGATGCGACGCTGATCATGGTTGAAAGCATCTTTTTCCATCTCGCACATGCCAAGTCGCACAATCTCACCGTCAATCAACACATCGTCCGGGCTGCCCGCCAGGTCGGCCGCCCGATCTTTTCGTCCACCGCCATCATCGTTGTCGCCTTCATCCCGTTGTTCACCATGACCGGGGTGCCGGGGAAAATTTTTGCGCCGATGTCGGTCACCTATGGATTTGCACTGGCCGGCGCGCTGATCATGGCCTTTACGTTAGCGCCCGTACTCTGTTCATTTCTGCTGAGAGATCCGCTCAGCGAGGAGGACACCAAGCTGGTTCGTGCCATACGCAGCGTGTATCACCGGATCCTCAAATATTCGCTCGACCACCAGCCGTTGGTGTTGGGGGTGGCGGCGGGTCTGCTGCTCCTCACCTTCGCCGCGCTACAGTCGCTGGGAGGCGAATTCATGCCGGCGCTGGAGGAAGGGAATCTCTGGGTGCGAGCCACCATGCCGGTGGACATCTCGTTCGATCAAGCCGCGCGGTTGACCAGCGACATCCGGCGGATGTTCCGCGAGTCTCCAGAAATCACGACTATCGTGTCCCAATTAGGCCGGCCGGACGACGGAACGGATCCGACGAGTTTCTTCAACGCAGAATTTCTCGCCAACCTCAAACCGCAGAAGGAGTGGCGGCCGGGCATCGACAAGGATGCATTGATCGAGGAAATCGAAGGACGGCTGCATCAGATACCCGGGATCATCTTCAACTTTTCGCAGGTCATCCAGGACAACGTGGAAGAAGCCATGTCGGGGGTGAAAGGGGAAAACTCCATCAAGCTGTTCGGCACCGACCTCAAGACCATGGAAGCCAAGGCCGTCGAGATTGAAAGCGTGATGAGGACCATCAAAGGCGTCAAGGACCTCGGAGTGTTCCGCCTCGTCGGCCAGCCCAATCTCCTCATTCACATCGACCGGGAAGCGAGCGCGCGGTATGGACTCCAAGTGGCGGACGTGAATGCGGTCGTGCAGGCGGCGATCGGCGGGCAGGCGGTGACGCAGGTCTATGAGGGAGAGCGCCTGTTCGATCTCGTGGTGCGTTTTCTTCCGGAATTCCGTCAGGACGTCGAATCCATCGGCAACATTCTGGTCAGCACGCGGGACGGCGCCCGCATTCCGTTGAAGCAGCTCGCGAAAATCACCTCCCATACGGGAGCATTCATCATCTATCGCGAGAACAACGAACGCTACATTCCAATCAAGTTCAGCGTGAGGGACCGCGATCTTCAGAGTACCGTCGAAGAAGCCCAGACCCGGCTCAGCACACAGGTCACGCTTCCGGAGCGCTACCGCATGGAATGGGCGGGACAATACGACCAGCTCAGAGACGAGCAGCGCCGATTGTTGACCATCGTGCCCATCAGCCTGGTGATCATCTTTCTCCTGCTCTATACGACCTTCAATTCGTTCAAGAACGCGCTGCTGGTCCTGTCAACCGTACCGTTCGCGCTGGTGGGCGGTGTCTTGTCTCTGGTGACGACGCAAACCAACTTCAGCATCTCAGCCGCGGTCGGCGTGATCTCGACGCTCGGGGTGGCGATCTTGGGAGGCGTGCTCCTGGTTTCCCGCATCGAAGAGTTCCGCCTGTCCGGACTGAGCCTGCGCGAAGCCGTGTTCCAGGGCGCCGATGTGCAAATGCGCCCCATTCTCATGGCCACGCTCGGTGCGGCTATCGGCTTGCTTCCCGCCGCGCTTGCGACGGGGATCGGATCGCAGGCCCAAAAACCTCTGGCTCGCGTCGTGGT